From Neofelis nebulosa isolate mNeoNeb1 chromosome X, mNeoNeb1.pri, whole genome shotgun sequence:
CACTGCAAGAATACTAAGCGTGTGGCCCAGCACAGGGGAGCCTCCCACAAGTTGGCCCTGGTGCCAGACTCCCCTTTTGAGTTCCTCAGTTCAGGCGAAGACGCAGTTGTTTTTGCCATTGACCTCAGACAAGACCGCCCGGCTTCCAGAGTGGTGGTAaccaaggagagggagaagagagtggGGCTGTATACAATATACGTGAATCCTGCCAATACTTACCAGTTTGCAGTGGGTGGAAGAGATCAGTTTGTAAGAATTTATGACCAGAGGAAAATTGACAACAACGAGAACAATGGAGTACTCAAGAAATTCTGTCCTCATCACCTAGTCAGCTGTGATTCCAAAGTAAGCATCACCTGCCTGGTGTACAGCCACGATGGCACAGAGCTCCTGGCCAGTTATAATGATGAAGATATTTATCTCTTCAACTCCTCTGAAGGAGACGGAGCCCAGTATGTTAAGAGATACAAGGGGCACAGAAATAATGCCACAATCAAAGGTGTCAATTTCTATGGCCCCAGAAGTGAGTTTGTGGTGAGCGGCAGTGATTGCGGCCACATCTTCCTCTGGGAGAAATCATCCTGCCAGATTGTTCAGTTCATGGAAGGGGACAGGGGAGGCACCATAAACTGTCTTCAGCCCCATCCTCACCTACCTGTGATGGCGACCAGTGGCCTAGATCATGATGCCAAGATCTGGGCACCCACAGCTAAAGCTACCAATGACCTGGTCGGCTTAAAGTATACGATGAAGAGGAACAAGCAAGAACGAGACGAAGATCGCCTGCACCACACTGACCTGTTTGATAGCCACATGCTTTGGTTCCTGATGCGTCACCTGACACAGAGAGGTCTTCACCAGCACTGGGGAGCTCCTGGAGCTGAAGTCATGGATGCAGAGTCGGATACGTCTTCCAGTAGCTCCAATTCATCTGAGGAGGAAGAGAACCAAGACCATGTGCAGTGCCTGCCATCCTGAAGGCCTCATGCCTGCTCCAGCTAGATAGTGTCTCCGTAGGCTAGACTTTAAGTTTAAAATTGAGTTCAACTAATAAATTTTCCTCTTGTCTtctattttccataataaaaacttTCTCTTCTATCTCTTTACATTGTTCCTCCTCCATTCCTTTCCTCTCACTTGGTTTCTTTACTCCTCCCTCTTTACCCATTATATCTCTGCATAAGAAAATacgtaagtttttttttctttgcctcttttcctatgttttcttatggGTAATCTCTTATAACTGACTTTTAAAGGTTCCTAATaatggttaaaaataattaatagctttattgaatcttcttatttctagttaaaaataattaatagctttattgaatCTGTCCTCTTATTTCTGACACTCTGAAAactatcacctttttttttcatatttagcaGTTTAAGGTTAATTTCTTCAGTTGAActgaaaatttcagaaatgtgtttattctttggaagtaaagtaaaataaagcaaaccaTGGTCCTGTTCCTTGAATGCAGACACTTGGCCATACACaaacacccatgcacacacacacacagactctgtCACAGAAAAGGACAAGGGGAGAAAAGGTGCATAGGTAAATTCCTAACAAGATAATTCATGCTTCTGGAATAAACATTTGGGGttattaacattttctgaatCCCTATGTTAATATTGATTAATTTGAGCAGACAAAGGTTggtaaaaattaaacttaatcaCATGGCATTGTTTACTCTGCACTCGCAATTCTCTTGAAGTTACAGGGCTGAGAACTCCCACAGGATTGC
This genomic window contains:
- the LOC131502679 gene encoding DDB1- and CUL4-associated factor 8-like gives rise to the protein MSDNGGCTDGLQDSERGLLSSPEERSEVDASGETSSDPALSLNMTGDGGVPSPESQGTGAESSSEDINLESTVDSDRFFICEENLLQSDPGEEGSLGEDEHEDQGEEEAAGERPQVQCPEAHPDRCLSAEDRALEDWVSSETSALPRPRWQVLSALRQRQLGSSARFVYEACGARAFVQRFHLLSQLQGHNGCVNTVHFNQRGTWLASSSDDLRVIVWDWVREQPILGFASGHKNNVFQAKFLPNCGDSTLATCGCDGQIRIAELSAIPHCKNTKRVAQHRGASHKLALVPDSPFEFLSSGEDAVVFAIDLRQDRPASRVVVTKEREKRVGLYTIYVNPANTYQFAVGGRDQFVRIYDQRKIDNNENNGVLKKFCPHHLVSCDSKVSITCLVYSHDGTELLASYNDEDIYLFNSSEGDGAQYVKRYKGHRNNATIKGVNFYGPRSEFVVSGSDCGHIFLWEKSSCQIVQFMEGDRGGTINCLQPHPHLPVMATSGLDHDAKIWAPTAKATNDLVGLKYTMKRNKQERDEDRLHHTDLFDSHMLWFLMRHLTQRGLHQHWGAPGAEVMDAESDTSSSSSNSSEEEENQDHVQCLPS